The following DNA comes from Coleofasciculus chthonoplastes PCC 7420.
TGAACATTAAAACCAAACACGTTAAGCCTCAGCAAGAAGGGGAAACCGGTCAAATTGCTACCATTGAATCCCCGATTCATAGTTCCAATGTCATGCTGTATTCGGAAAAGCAAAAAGTGGCAAGTCGTATCTGTTACACCTTGACTGAAGAGGGACGCAAGGTACGAATGCTGAAGAAAACGGGTGAAATCATCGACTAAATATCTTCGCCAAGTCCTTTGATTCATCCCAAAGGACGAATGACAACGGACATAAGACAAAGGACATAAGACACCCCCTGACAAAGCCCAGGGAAAAAGGATAACCATCATGTCTGACCGATTGAAAACACTCTATCAAGACACAATTGTTCCCAAACTTAAAGAACAGTTTGGGTATACAAACATCCATCAAGTCCCGCGTGTGACCAAAATCACCGTCAACCGGGGATTAGGAGAAGCATCTCAAAATGCTAAAGCCCTGGAATCCTCATTGAGTGAACTGGCGATCATTACCGGTCAAAAACCTGTGGTCACCCGTGCCAA
Coding sequences within:
- the rplX gene encoding 50S ribosomal protein L24 codes for the protein MAKKTENAPPRYKMHVKKGDTVQVISGHDKGKVGEILQTLPKDSKVVVKGVNIKTKHVKPQQEGETGQIATIESPIHSSNVMLYSEKQKVASRICYTLTEEGRKVRMLKKTGEIID